Proteins encoded in a region of the Mycolicibacterium neoaurum genome:
- a CDS encoding SDR family oxidoreductase: MTDKKIVLVTGATSGIGEAIARRLAAQGHQVVAGARRTDRLAALAADSLAVRRLDVTDRADFTEFVDSAVAEYGRVDVLVNNAGVMPLSRMDALLVDQWDTMIDVNIRGVLNGIAATLPHFQRSHSGHFVTVASVGAHEVVPTAAVYCATKHAVWAITEGLRLELDPSIRVTTISPGVVESELADTITDPTAADAMRSYRAAAIAPDAIARAVGYAIDEPADVDVNEMVVRPARQR, translated from the coding sequence ATGACCGATAAGAAGATCGTCCTCGTCACCGGAGCCACCAGCGGGATCGGCGAAGCCATCGCCCGACGGCTCGCCGCCCAGGGCCACCAGGTGGTCGCCGGCGCCCGCCGCACCGATCGGCTGGCGGCACTGGCCGCCGACAGTCTGGCGGTCCGCAGGCTCGACGTCACCGACCGCGCGGACTTCACCGAGTTCGTCGACTCGGCGGTCGCCGAGTACGGCCGCGTTGATGTGCTGGTCAACAACGCCGGTGTCATGCCACTGTCCCGAATGGATGCGTTGCTGGTCGACCAGTGGGACACGATGATCGACGTCAACATCCGCGGCGTCCTGAACGGCATCGCGGCGACCCTCCCGCATTTCCAGCGCTCGCACAGCGGGCATTTCGTCACCGTTGCCTCGGTCGGCGCGCACGAGGTCGTCCCGACCGCGGCGGTCTACTGCGCGACCAAGCATGCGGTGTGGGCCATCACCGAGGGACTGCGACTGGAGTTGGATCCATCGATCCGCGTCACCACCATCTCCCCCGGTGTCGTCGAATCCGAACTCGCCGACACCATCACCGATCCGACCGCGGCCGATGCAATGCGCAGCTACCGCGCGGCGGCGATCGCGCCGGACGCGATCGCACGGGCGGTGGGCTACGCCATCGACGAACCTGCCGATGTCGACGTCAACGAGATGGTGGTCAGGCCCGCCCGGCAGCGCTGA
- a CDS encoding MFS transporter — MSVFARLFTAQVIALTGTGLLTVALGLLAYDLAGGAAGAVLGTVLAIKMVAYVVVAPVMSTLTGRLHPRTVLVGADAVRAAIAVSLPLVGHTWQVYLLVFVLQAASATFTPAFQAVIPAVLVDERDYTRGLSLSRLAYDLEAMLSPLLAAALLTVLDYSGLFVATAAGFLMSGLLVGYAAVPAGARRAKPAPLRDRVLSGTRIMFARSELRALLAMNLAVAAATALVLVNTVVYVRGLQGGDDADVAVTLAAYGAGSMAVALCTPWLLTVIADRTLMAIGAVGAAAGLAVTAAVLSVTTPGPSVLMALWAALGAATAMVTTPAGRLLARTGPDRTAVFTAQFSLSHAGFLLTYPIAGWVGAGVDHGLAATILAILATGAAAAAVRIMVRGRGQLVDGLHADRADRRAQSGSRGRTGP, encoded by the coding sequence GTGTCCGTCTTCGCCCGGCTGTTCACCGCCCAGGTCATCGCGCTGACCGGAACCGGACTGCTGACCGTTGCCCTCGGCCTGCTCGCCTATGACCTCGCCGGCGGCGCGGCCGGCGCGGTGCTCGGGACGGTGCTCGCCATCAAGATGGTGGCCTATGTCGTTGTGGCACCGGTGATGTCGACGCTGACCGGGCGGCTGCATCCCCGGACCGTGCTGGTCGGCGCCGACGCGGTGCGCGCCGCGATCGCGGTGTCGCTCCCACTGGTCGGGCACACCTGGCAGGTGTATCTGCTGGTGTTCGTCCTGCAGGCCGCGTCCGCGACGTTCACCCCGGCATTCCAGGCGGTCATCCCGGCCGTGCTGGTCGACGAACGCGACTACACCCGCGGGCTGTCGCTGTCGCGGCTGGCCTATGACTTGGAGGCGATGCTGAGCCCGTTGCTCGCGGCCGCGCTGCTGACGGTGCTGGACTACTCCGGTCTGTTCGTGGCGACCGCCGCGGGTTTCCTGATGTCCGGCCTGCTGGTCGGGTACGCGGCGGTGCCGGCCGGCGCGCGTCGCGCCAAGCCGGCACCGCTGCGCGACCGCGTGCTGTCGGGCACGCGGATCATGTTCGCCCGCAGCGAGTTACGTGCGCTACTCGCGATGAACCTCGCGGTCGCCGCGGCGACCGCGCTGGTGCTGGTGAACACCGTCGTCTACGTCCGCGGCCTGCAGGGCGGAGATGATGCCGACGTGGCGGTGACACTGGCCGCCTACGGTGCCGGGTCGATGGCCGTCGCACTGTGCACACCCTGGTTGCTGACCGTCATCGCCGACCGCACCCTGATGGCGATCGGTGCGGTCGGCGCCGCGGCCGGCCTGGCCGTCACCGCCGCCGTGCTCAGCGTGACCACGCCCGGCCCGTCGGTGCTGATGGCACTGTGGGCGGCGCTCGGTGCGGCCACCGCCATGGTCACCACCCCGGCCGGCCGACTGCTGGCCCGCACCGGTCCGGATCGCACCGCGGTGTTCACCGCCCAGTTCTCGCTCTCGCACGCCGGGTTCCTGCTGACCTATCCGATCGCCGGGTGGGTGGGCGCGGGCGTCGATCACGGGCTGGCCGCCACGATCCTGGCTATCCTCGCAACAGGGGCGGCCGCAGCGGCGGTCCGTATCATGGTCCGCGGGAGGGGGCAGCTCGTCGATGGACTGCACGCCGACCGCGCCGACCGACGCGCCCAGTCTGGTTCACGCGGGCGCACCGGACCGTGA
- a CDS encoding acyl-CoA dehydrogenase: MSTSALAITEEHRALAAATIGQLRRADSRAGARAALAAPGAIPADLWQAGADLGWNGLAIAEQFGGSGYGLAELAVVVEVTGGELMPGPFLPTVAAATVIDRCAPDSVRARLLPGLADGSTVAALGVNIRVNMRTDMTATAEWPAVLGAPDADVLVLSAGEDLLVVDARADGVTVTPLPTLDPTRSIGSVSMRGASIPADHVLRGASRRARTVLRILTAAEAVGVSWATLHMAVEYAKVREQFGRPIGTFQAVKHHAADMLVAAEQTAAATWTAARCNDLDEAALPAAVAAAHAIRTQVFNAQNNIQLHGGIGYTWEHDAHLYLRRARTMSALLADGNDPLAELVDATRMGLTDTVTVPVPAAAERHRAAAAQAAAQARTLPEHERRPFLVDSGYLVPHWPRPWGRAADVLEQLVIEEEFRGIDLPDLGITGWVTLTIAQAGTDDQRARWVEPVLRGEVLWCQLFSEPGAGSDAAAVRTSARKVDGGWRVAGQKVWTSLAQHCRWGLATVRTDPDAPKHAGVTMMAIDMTSPGVQVNPLRGMTGDSHFNEVFLDDVFVPDTDVVGEVNKGWLVARATLGNERVSIGGGSGAPTGFTISDLVELLDSVPTETAVCHLHDAGRIIAETLTLPMLNMRRISRAIDGSEPGPEGNVTKLLVAEQSQRLTELGMTLAGATAVTGGNERLTNAYLGNRAMTIAGGTSEITRNTIAERILGLPRDPLLK; this comes from the coding sequence ATGAGCACGTCGGCGCTGGCCATCACCGAAGAACACCGCGCCCTGGCGGCCGCAACCATCGGACAACTGCGCAGGGCCGACAGCCGTGCCGGCGCACGCGCCGCACTCGCCGCTCCCGGTGCCATCCCCGCAGACCTGTGGCAGGCCGGTGCTGACCTCGGCTGGAACGGCCTGGCCATCGCCGAGCAATTCGGCGGTTCCGGTTATGGACTCGCCGAGTTGGCGGTGGTCGTCGAGGTCACCGGCGGCGAGCTCATGCCGGGACCATTTCTGCCCACGGTCGCTGCGGCGACCGTGATCGACCGCTGCGCGCCGGATTCGGTCCGCGCACGGCTGCTCCCCGGCCTGGCCGACGGAAGCACCGTGGCCGCTCTCGGGGTGAACATCCGGGTCAACATGCGGACCGATATGACCGCCACCGCCGAGTGGCCCGCGGTCCTCGGCGCCCCGGATGCCGATGTGCTGGTGCTCTCCGCCGGTGAGGATCTGTTGGTCGTGGACGCGCGAGCCGATGGCGTCACGGTCACCCCGCTGCCGACGCTGGACCCCACCCGATCGATCGGCTCGGTATCGATGCGCGGTGCCAGCATCCCCGCCGACCATGTGTTGCGCGGGGCGTCCAGACGGGCCCGAACGGTGCTGCGGATCCTGACCGCCGCCGAGGCTGTCGGGGTCAGCTGGGCGACCTTGCACATGGCGGTGGAGTACGCGAAGGTGCGCGAACAGTTCGGCCGCCCCATCGGTACGTTCCAGGCCGTCAAACACCACGCCGCCGACATGCTCGTGGCCGCCGAGCAGACCGCCGCTGCCACCTGGACCGCAGCCCGCTGTAACGATCTCGACGAGGCCGCGCTCCCCGCCGCCGTGGCCGCGGCCCATGCCATCCGCACACAGGTATTCAACGCGCAGAACAACATCCAGCTGCACGGCGGCATCGGGTACACCTGGGAACACGACGCGCACCTGTACCTGCGGCGCGCCAGGACGATGTCGGCGCTGCTGGCCGACGGCAACGATCCGCTGGCCGAGCTTGTCGACGCGACGCGTATGGGCCTGACCGACACGGTGACGGTGCCCGTTCCCGCGGCCGCCGAACGGCATCGCGCCGCGGCGGCCCAGGCCGCCGCACAGGCGCGCACACTGCCCGAGCACGAGCGACGCCCGTTCCTGGTCGATTCGGGCTATCTCGTGCCGCACTGGCCAAGGCCGTGGGGGCGCGCCGCCGATGTACTCGAACAGCTGGTGATCGAGGAGGAGTTCCGCGGTATCGACCTGCCCGACCTGGGAATCACCGGCTGGGTGACGCTGACCATCGCCCAGGCAGGTACCGACGACCAGCGGGCCCGCTGGGTCGAGCCGGTGCTCCGCGGAGAAGTGCTGTGGTGTCAACTCTTCTCCGAACCCGGTGCAGGATCCGACGCCGCCGCGGTGCGGACGTCGGCCAGAAAGGTCGACGGAGGATGGCGGGTCGCCGGGCAGAAGGTGTGGACAAGCCTTGCCCAGCACTGTCGGTGGGGGCTGGCGACGGTCCGGACCGACCCTGACGCGCCCAAGCACGCCGGGGTGACCATGATGGCGATCGATATGACGTCCCCGGGAGTGCAGGTCAACCCGCTGCGTGGCATGACCGGAGATTCCCACTTCAATGAGGTTTTCCTCGATGACGTGTTCGTGCCCGACACCGATGTGGTGGGCGAGGTGAACAAGGGCTGGCTGGTCGCCCGCGCCACCTTGGGCAATGAAAGGGTCTCGATCGGCGGCGGCTCGGGCGCTCCGACCGGCTTCACCATCTCCGACCTCGTCGAGCTGCTCGACAGTGTTCCCACCGAGACCGCCGTGTGCCACCTGCACGATGCCGGCAGGATCATCGCCGAGACGTTGACCCTGCCAATGCTGAACATGCGGCGGATCAGTCGTGCCATCGACGGCTCCGAACCTGGCCCGGAAGGCAATGTGACCAAACTTCTGGTGGCCGAGCAATCGCAACGACTCACCGAACTGGGGATGACGCTGGCCGGAGCGACAGCCGTGACCGGCGGCAACGAGAGGTTGACCAATGCCTACCTCGGCAACCGTGCGATGACCATCGCCGGTGGCACCTCGGAGATCACCCGCAACACCATCGCCGAGCGCATTCTCGGCCTGCCGCGAGATCCACTGCTCAAGTGA
- a CDS encoding helix-turn-helix transcriptional regulator, translating into MSELGDYLRSRRALIRPADVGLISVGQRRVPGLRREEVAQLAGVSVDYYIRLEQGRERSPSAQVLEALATALHLETDGRAHLFRLGGHAAPVRAPATPDRVDPALLQLMAAWPDNPALVYNRAYDVLAANPIAEALFGDFGAHGNLMTLVFTEPRAREFYADWPRIAANSVAGFRRNHGEQPNDPRVVAVLTELLASSAEFAALWDRHDVRGKTQDTKVFRHPEVGTVTLGLQTFAVRSAPGHELVVYQAEPGSPSADAVKMLGSLAASRGI; encoded by the coding sequence ATGTCGGAGCTCGGTGATTATCTGCGCAGCCGACGGGCGCTGATCCGGCCCGCCGACGTGGGACTCATCAGCGTGGGGCAGCGGCGGGTGCCAGGTCTGCGGCGCGAAGAGGTCGCGCAGCTGGCCGGGGTGAGCGTCGACTACTACATCCGTCTCGAACAGGGCCGGGAACGATCACCGTCGGCGCAGGTGTTGGAGGCGTTGGCCACCGCGCTGCACCTCGAGACGGACGGGCGGGCCCACCTGTTCCGGCTAGGCGGGCACGCGGCACCGGTACGGGCCCCGGCGACCCCCGACCGGGTGGATCCCGCGCTGCTGCAACTGATGGCGGCCTGGCCTGATAATCCCGCGCTGGTCTACAACCGTGCCTATGACGTGTTGGCGGCCAACCCGATCGCGGAGGCGTTGTTCGGGGATTTCGGCGCGCACGGCAACCTGATGACGCTGGTGTTCACCGAGCCCCGGGCCCGAGAGTTCTATGCCGACTGGCCGCGGATCGCGGCGAATTCGGTGGCCGGCTTCCGGCGCAACCACGGCGAGCAGCCCAACGATCCGCGCGTCGTCGCGGTGCTCACCGAACTGTTGGCCAGCAGTGCGGAGTTCGCCGCCCTGTGGGACCGCCATGATGTGCGGGGAAAGACCCAGGACACCAAGGTATTTCGACATCCCGAGGTGGGCACGGTGACGCTCGGACTGCAGACCTTCGCGGTGCGGTCGGCGCCTGGTCATGAGTTGGTCGTCTACCAGGCGGAACCCGGTTCACCGAGTGCGGATGCCGTGAAAATGCTCGGCAGCCTGGCGGCCAGTCGCGGCATCTGA
- a CDS encoding heme-binding protein — MKNTTTIIRRTSAGALLGAASAALIAAPTASAAPNCSPDAVAGTVSSVTGAATGYLNSHPGANQVIQAARTQPRDIAAANIRAYFTANSQEYYELRGILAPIGDTQRQCNVSVLPPDLASAYSEFMAG; from the coding sequence ATGAAGAACACCACCACGATCATCCGGCGGACATCTGCCGGTGCGTTGCTGGGTGCCGCGTCGGCGGCGCTCATCGCGGCACCGACGGCGTCGGCGGCACCGAATTGCAGCCCCGATGCGGTGGCCGGCACGGTCAGTTCGGTCACCGGTGCCGCAACCGGTTATCTGAACAGCCATCCAGGTGCCAACCAGGTGATCCAGGCGGCGCGCACCCAGCCGCGCGATATCGCCGCGGCCAACATCCGCGCCTACTTCACCGCCAACTCGCAGGAGTACTACGAACTGCGCGGCATCTTGGCGCCGATCGGCGATACCCAGCGGCAGTGCAACGTCTCGGTACTTCCGCCCGACCTGGCGTCGGCCTACTCGGAGTTCATGGCCGGCTGA
- a CDS encoding metalloregulator ArsR/SmtB family transcription factor, with the protein MDCTPTAPTDAPSLVHAGAPDRDRLDAASDTFRMLADPTRLHLLWLLTQGEADVSALAEATGGSRTSISQHLAKLRFARLVDTRKDGRRVYYRLRDGHLGRLVREGLNHADHRVTGEPPHA; encoded by the coding sequence ATGGACTGCACGCCGACCGCGCCGACCGACGCGCCCAGTCTGGTTCACGCGGGCGCACCGGACCGTGACCGACTGGACGCGGCCAGCGACACCTTCCGGATGCTGGCCGACCCGACCCGCCTGCACCTGCTCTGGCTGCTGACCCAAGGTGAGGCCGATGTCAGCGCGCTGGCCGAGGCCACCGGGGGGTCGCGTACCTCGATCAGCCAGCACCTGGCCAAGCTGCGCTTCGCCCGGCTGGTCGACACCCGCAAAGACGGCCGCCGCGTCTACTACCGGTTGCGCGACGGCCACCTGGGCCGGCTGGTGCGCGAGGGCCTGAACCATGCCGATCACCGGGTCACCGGCGAACCGCCGCACGCCTGA
- a CDS encoding alpha/beta hydrolase gives MTTAGTAFHPELARIARFIPRKLVTKANLVLLQRMSMLMERRVPDGVLPLTLSTGVRVRLYRPRESTTPNPALLWIHGGGYVIGSAAQDDATCRRFADALGATVVSVNYRLAPQHPYPAGLEDCYTALTWLAGLPGVDAGRIAIGGASAGGGLAAALALLARDRGEVHPAGQLLVYPMLDDRSVGIERDDPGHRLWTQESNRFGWSAYLGTADPDVAVPARRTDLSDLPPAWIGVGTLDLFHDEDLDYARCLRAAGVACEVSTVDGAFHGFDGVAPKSTVAKAFHQKQRDWLHDVFTNSAPARTVRAGAENGAVDQPAMNSE, from the coding sequence GTGACCACCGCCGGGACCGCTTTCCACCCCGAACTCGCCCGCATCGCAAGGTTCATTCCCCGCAAGCTCGTCACCAAGGCGAATCTTGTTCTGCTGCAGCGAATGAGCATGTTGATGGAACGTCGAGTACCGGACGGCGTGCTGCCATTGACGCTGAGCACAGGAGTCCGGGTGCGGTTGTATCGACCGCGGGAGTCGACCACGCCGAACCCTGCGCTGCTGTGGATCCATGGCGGCGGCTACGTGATCGGTAGTGCCGCGCAGGACGATGCAACCTGCCGCAGATTCGCCGACGCCCTCGGAGCCACGGTTGTGTCGGTCAACTATCGATTGGCGCCTCAGCATCCCTACCCCGCCGGGCTGGAGGACTGCTACACCGCGCTGACGTGGCTGGCCGGTCTGCCCGGTGTCGATGCCGGCCGCATCGCGATCGGGGGCGCGAGCGCCGGCGGCGGGTTGGCCGCCGCGCTGGCTCTGCTGGCCAGGGACCGCGGTGAGGTGCACCCCGCCGGGCAACTGCTGGTGTACCCGATGCTGGACGACCGTTCGGTCGGCATCGAACGCGACGATCCCGGCCATCGGTTGTGGACCCAGGAGAGCAACCGGTTCGGCTGGTCGGCCTATCTCGGTACCGCCGATCCCGACGTTGCCGTGCCGGCGCGCCGAACGGATCTCAGCGATCTGCCGCCGGCCTGGATCGGGGTGGGCACGCTCGATCTGTTCCACGACGAAGATCTCGACTACGCGAGATGCCTGCGCGCCGCCGGGGTCGCATGCGAGGTGAGCACCGTCGACGGCGCCTTTCACGGATTCGACGGCGTCGCGCCGAAAAGCACTGTTGCCAAGGCCTTTCACCAGAAGCAACGGGACTGGCTACACGATGTGTTCACGAACTCGGCGCCCGCGCGGACGGTCCGTGCGGGCGCCGAGAACGGTGCTGTCGATCAGCCGGCCATGAACTCCGAGTAG
- a CDS encoding ornithine decarboxylase, which yields MDQNVAPILDAVTDYHRSHRYGFSPPGHRQGRGVDPHTLRVLGRDPFLDDVLAAGGLDDWHTSQGYLRHAEELMADAVGADHAWFSTCGSSLSVKAAMMAVAGGDGSLIVGRDSHKSIVAGLIFAGVQARWVSPQWDAARHLSHPPSPQQLAEAWDRHPDAAGALIVSPSPYGTCADLRSMAEICHARGKPLIVDEAWGAHLPFHEDLPTWAMDAGADLCVVSVHKMGAGFEQGSVFHLQGDLVDKDRLAECADLLMTTSPSAMVYAAVDGWRRHMVDNGHELLTGALSLARGLRADIERIPGLEVMHDELLGASASHDLDVLQVLIDVSGTGASGYQVGDWLRSHARIDVGLMDHRRILATLSFADGLDTTQRLVSALTRWRDTADKSHKPAQIRLPAPADIELDSVMAPREAFFGRVESVPVERAAGRIAAEQVTPYPPGIPAVVPGELLDDAVLDYLRSGVEAGMHLHDPADPELRTIRVVAG from the coding sequence ATGGATCAGAACGTTGCTCCCATCCTCGACGCCGTGACCGATTACCACCGATCGCACCGCTATGGGTTCTCCCCGCCGGGTCATCGGCAGGGTCGGGGTGTCGATCCGCACACCCTGCGGGTCCTGGGCCGCGACCCGTTCCTCGACGATGTGTTGGCCGCCGGCGGATTGGACGACTGGCACACCAGCCAGGGATACCTCCGCCATGCAGAGGAACTGATGGCCGATGCCGTCGGAGCCGATCATGCCTGGTTCTCCACCTGCGGTAGTTCATTATCGGTCAAGGCCGCCATGATGGCGGTCGCCGGCGGGGACGGCAGCCTGATCGTCGGCAGGGACAGCCACAAGTCGATCGTGGCGGGTTTGATCTTCGCGGGCGTGCAAGCGCGGTGGGTTTCACCGCAATGGGATGCGGCCCGGCATCTTTCGCACCCACCGTCGCCGCAGCAGCTTGCCGAGGCGTGGGACCGCCACCCCGATGCTGCCGGTGCATTGATCGTCAGCCCGAGCCCGTACGGCACCTGCGCCGACCTGCGCTCGATGGCCGAGATCTGTCATGCCCGCGGTAAGCCGCTCATCGTCGACGAGGCGTGGGGTGCGCACCTGCCTTTCCACGAGGACCTGCCGACCTGGGCCATGGACGCGGGTGCCGACCTCTGCGTGGTGAGTGTGCACAAGATGGGTGCCGGGTTCGAGCAGGGTTCGGTCTTCCACCTGCAGGGCGATCTCGTCGACAAGGACCGCCTCGCAGAGTGCGCCGACCTGCTGATGACCACGAGCCCGAGCGCGATGGTCTACGCGGCCGTCGACGGGTGGCGCCGCCACATGGTCGACAACGGACACGAATTACTCACCGGGGCACTATCGTTGGCGCGGGGGTTGCGCGCCGATATCGAGCGGATTCCCGGCCTGGAAGTTATGCACGACGAACTGCTCGGCGCATCGGCGTCACATGACCTCGATGTGTTGCAGGTGCTGATCGACGTGTCGGGGACCGGCGCCTCGGGTTATCAGGTGGGCGACTGGCTGCGCAGCCACGCCCGCATCGACGTAGGCCTGATGGACCACCGTCGGATACTGGCCACCCTGTCCTTCGCCGACGGACTCGACACCACCCAACGTCTGGTCAGTGCGCTCACACGGTGGCGCGACACGGCCGACAAGTCGCACAAGCCCGCACAGATCCGGCTGCCGGCACCGGCGGACATCGAACTGGACAGCGTGATGGCCCCGCGCGAGGCCTTCTTCGGCCGGGTCGAATCGGTGCCGGTCGAGCGGGCCGCCGGTCGCATCGCGGCCGAGCAGGTGACCCCGTATCCGCCGGGTATCCCGGCGGTGGTCCCCGGCGAACTGCTCGATGACGCCGTGCTGGATTATCTGCGTTCCGGAGTCGAGGCGGGTATGCACCTGCATGACCCTGCCGATCCGGAATTGCGCACCATACGGGTGGTGGCGGGGTAA